A stretch of Synechococcus sp. MIT S9220 DNA encodes these proteins:
- the rodA gene encoding rod shape-determining protein RodA: MVSGVGLGGQPLFRRPDKRRGRGRERDWILWGVPLAMVAVAGLLIASTQRQADYADWYHHWITAGVGVGIALVLARLSLLRLRPLLIPIYGLTVISLVAVRMIGTTALGAQRWISIGGVHVQPSEFAKLAAILLLAAVLDRHPVERPVDLLRPVGVISLPWVLVFIQPDLGTSLVFGALLLTMLYWSGMPFEWLVLLLSPLITALLAGLFPWGLAAWIPFTLGIAYRSLPWKKVALALVLAVQSAAALVTPWLWANGLQDYQRDRLVLFLDPTKDPLGGGYHLLQSTVGIGSGGLFGTGLLQGQLTKLRFIPEQHTDFIFSALGEELGFVGTILVVVGFALLMGRMLQVAGKARTDFESLVVIGVATMLMFQVVVNIFMTIGLGPVTGIPLPFMSYGRSAMVVNFIALGLCLSVARRARRALIR; this comes from the coding sequence ATGGTGTCCGGAGTCGGCCTCGGTGGACAACCCCTGTTCAGAAGGCCCGACAAACGGCGGGGTCGAGGACGCGAGCGGGACTGGATTCTGTGGGGAGTACCGCTCGCCATGGTGGCCGTGGCTGGACTTCTGATCGCCAGCACGCAGCGTCAGGCCGATTACGCCGACTGGTATCACCACTGGATCACTGCCGGTGTCGGCGTGGGAATCGCACTGGTGCTGGCGAGGTTGTCGTTGCTGCGACTCCGCCCCCTGCTGATCCCCATTTACGGACTCACCGTGATCAGCCTCGTCGCTGTTCGAATGATCGGCACCACAGCACTAGGCGCACAACGCTGGATCAGCATCGGGGGCGTGCATGTGCAACCCTCCGAATTCGCGAAGCTGGCAGCAATCCTGCTGCTGGCAGCGGTATTGGATCGACACCCTGTTGAACGCCCGGTGGATCTGCTCAGACCAGTAGGTGTGATTTCACTCCCCTGGGTGCTGGTGTTCATCCAGCCCGATCTGGGCACGTCGCTGGTGTTCGGGGCGCTGTTGTTAACGATGCTCTACTGGTCGGGAATGCCTTTCGAGTGGCTGGTTCTGCTGCTCTCCCCCCTGATCACGGCCCTGCTCGCAGGACTGTTCCCCTGGGGACTCGCCGCCTGGATCCCATTCACCCTGGGCATCGCCTACCGGTCTCTGCCCTGGAAAAAAGTCGCGCTGGCTCTTGTCCTGGCGGTTCAAAGTGCAGCTGCACTGGTGACTCCCTGGCTGTGGGCCAATGGCCTGCAGGATTATCAGCGCGACCGACTAGTGCTGTTTCTCGACCCCACCAAGGACCCCTTGGGTGGTGGCTATCACCTCCTGCAGAGCACTGTGGGAATTGGTTCTGGAGGACTGTTCGGCACTGGCCTGCTGCAGGGACAACTCACCAAGCTGCGCTTCATCCCCGAGCAGCACACCGATTTCATCTTCAGTGCGCTGGGTGAGGAGCTGGGATTCGTGGGCACAATTCTGGTGGTTGTCGGCTTCGCACTACTGATGGGGCGCATGCTTCAGGTGGCAGGAAAAGCTCGAACCGACTTCGAATCGTTGGTGGTAATCGGCGTCGCCACGATGCTGATGTTCCAGGTTGTGGTGAACATCTTCATGACCATCGGCCTTGGGCCCGTCACCGGAATTCCACTGCCCTTCATGAGCTACGGACGCAGCGCCATGGTGGTGAATTTCATCGCCCTTGGCCTCTGCCTATCCGTGGCAAGGCGTGCAAGGCGAGCTCTGATCCGTTGA
- a CDS encoding Mrp/NBP35 family ATP-binding protein yields MTTAEQATQALSDLRDAGSDRSLLDLGWLDQVRVTPPRAVIRLNLPGFAQNQRDQIVSGARQRLLQLEDIDDVQIELGQPPSQGGIGQAGHGQVAERQSIPGVRHVIAVSSGKGGVGKSTVAVNLACSLAVRGLKVGLLDADIYGPNAPTMLGVADRTPEVSGSGDNQCMQPIETCGVAMVSMGLLIEENQPVIWRGPMLNGIIRQFLYQVQWGERDVLVVDLPPGTGDAQLSLAQAVPMAGVVIVTTPQQVALQDARRGLAMFRQMNIPVLGVVENMSAFIPPDQPDRRYALFGTGGGQTLADAFDVPLLAEIPMEMPVQEGGDQGKPITLSKPDSVSAKTFLALADRLSPMVTNEA; encoded by the coding sequence ATGACCACTGCGGAACAGGCCACTCAGGCGCTCAGCGACCTCCGCGATGCGGGAAGTGACCGTTCTCTGTTGGACCTCGGTTGGCTCGACCAGGTGCGGGTGACGCCTCCAAGGGCAGTGATCCGGTTGAACCTGCCTGGATTCGCACAGAACCAGCGTGATCAGATTGTGAGCGGTGCGAGGCAGCGACTGCTGCAACTGGAGGACATCGACGATGTCCAGATCGAACTCGGGCAACCACCCTCCCAGGGAGGAATCGGACAGGCTGGCCACGGCCAGGTCGCCGAACGACAGTCGATTCCCGGTGTCCGCCATGTCATCGCGGTGAGCAGCGGCAAGGGTGGCGTTGGCAAGAGCACGGTGGCGGTGAATCTGGCCTGTTCTCTAGCCGTGCGTGGACTGAAGGTAGGGCTTCTGGATGCCGATATTTATGGCCCCAACGCCCCAACCATGCTCGGGGTGGCGGACCGTACGCCTGAGGTGAGCGGCAGTGGAGACAACCAGTGCATGCAGCCGATCGAGACCTGCGGCGTCGCCATGGTGTCGATGGGGCTGCTGATTGAAGAGAACCAGCCCGTGATCTGGCGCGGACCCATGCTCAACGGGATCATTCGCCAGTTTCTCTATCAAGTGCAGTGGGGAGAGCGCGATGTCTTGGTGGTTGACCTGCCGCCTGGCACCGGCGATGCCCAATTGTCGTTAGCCCAGGCTGTTCCCATGGCGGGCGTCGTGATCGTGACCACCCCACAGCAGGTGGCCCTTCAGGATGCGCGACGCGGATTGGCGATGTTTCGCCAGATGAATATCCCGGTGCTGGGTGTAGTCGAAAACATGAGCGCGTTCATTCCGCCAGACCAGCCCGATCGCAGATATGCCCTCTTCGGCACAGGCGGTGGCCAGACGCTGGCCGATGCTTTCGACGTCCCCCTACTCGCTGAAATTCCCATGGAGATGCCTGTTCAGGAAGGCGGCGATCAGGGCAAACCGATCACCTTGTCAAAGCCCGACTCGGTCAGCGCCAAGACATTTCTGGCGCTGGCAGATCGTCTCTCACCCATGGTGACCAACGAAGCCTGA
- the hemF gene encoding oxygen-dependent coproporphyrinogen oxidase — MVRSLLKRLKGRMLGAVPSSSAAVSGERPPADSRERARALVMGLQDEICSGLEEIDGVGKFQEESWDRPEGGGGRSRVMREGRIFEQGGVNFSEVHGKELPPSILKQRPEAKGHPWFATGTSMVLHPRNPFVPTVHLNYRYFEAGPVWWFGGGADLTPYYPFLEDARHFHRTHQQACDSVDERLYQVFKPWCDEYFFLKHRQETRGIGGIFYDYQDGSGRLYRGQDPEGPAARKAAEIGSVNLSWEQLHDLARANGTAFLPAYMPIIDKRNGLAYGDRERQFQLYRRGRYVEFNLVWDRGTIFGLQTNGRTESILMSLPPLARWEYGYQAEEGSREALLTDLFTRPQQWFDDPSLEERCRPHQAVN; from the coding sequence ATGGTCCGTTCCCTGCTTAAGCGTCTGAAGGGCCGGATGCTCGGGGCCGTGCCCTCGTCGTCTGCGGCTGTCTCGGGAGAGCGTCCCCCCGCCGACTCCCGCGAGCGTGCCCGTGCGCTGGTGATGGGCCTGCAAGATGAGATCTGCTCAGGCCTCGAAGAGATCGACGGCGTTGGCAAGTTTCAGGAAGAGAGCTGGGATCGGCCTGAAGGAGGCGGTGGGCGTTCCCGCGTGATGCGTGAAGGCCGCATCTTTGAACAGGGAGGCGTGAATTTCTCTGAAGTGCATGGCAAGGAGCTGCCACCTTCAATCCTTAAACAGCGGCCTGAAGCCAAAGGGCATCCATGGTTTGCCACCGGCACCTCCATGGTTCTGCATCCCAGAAATCCATTCGTTCCGACGGTGCATCTCAACTACCGCTACTTCGAGGCTGGACCGGTCTGGTGGTTCGGAGGTGGTGCTGATCTCACGCCTTACTACCCCTTTCTTGAGGATGCCCGCCATTTTCATCGCACCCATCAGCAGGCTTGCGATTCAGTCGATGAGCGTCTTTATCAGGTGTTCAAGCCCTGGTGTGACGAGTATTTCTTCCTGAAGCATCGCCAGGAGACGAGGGGGATCGGCGGCATCTTTTACGACTACCAAGACGGGTCTGGGCGTCTTTACCGCGGCCAGGATCCTGAAGGCCCAGCTGCTCGCAAAGCGGCTGAGATCGGTTCAGTGAATCTCTCCTGGGAGCAGCTGCATGATCTGGCGAGGGCTAACGGAACGGCATTCCTTCCTGCTTATATGCCGATTATCGACAAGCGCAATGGCCTTGCTTACGGAGACCGTGAGCGTCAGTTCCAGTTGTATCGACGGGGCAGATATGTGGAATTCAATCTGGTCTGGGATCGAGGAACCATCTTCGGATTGCAGACCAATGGCCGCACGGAATCGATCCTGATGTCTCTGCCGCCTCTAGCTCGCTGGGAATATGGCTATCAGGCCGAGGAGGGGTCTCGTGAGGCCCTGCTTACGGATCTGTTCACCCGTCCACAGCAGTGGTTCGACGATCCATCGCTTGAGGAACGTTGTCGTCCACATCAGGCGGTGAACTGA
- a CDS encoding N-acetylmuramoyl-L-alanine amidase — MTAGLILSAVMATAAKTPHPQDDDPLTGVRVGLPASWTGRATPSESMEILVLAGHADSQGIEGAGTSGAAVDRGGARPMDARMRDELFWNRRVRDAVVTTGQARGLKIRSYEPDQLTIANEEDPRTNWSVGRRHHDAGGYALEIHFDAYGRHGVGSGLIPNLRSPATRIDESLALNFGRYPINFRGGLGAPRRGISILEIGKLEGQLERALRAPHSRKAVVAALALRIVEAIELGIGGTPGPATQRLSSPPDVDDNVPQAMDRRTTAVDG; from the coding sequence ATGACCGCTGGACTGATCCTGTCAGCCGTAATGGCAACGGCCGCCAAAACTCCACACCCCCAGGACGACGACCCCCTCACGGGAGTCAGGGTTGGCTTGCCTGCCAGCTGGACGGGCCGAGCAACACCCTCAGAGTCCATGGAGATTCTGGTTCTGGCAGGCCATGCCGACTCCCAGGGAATCGAGGGAGCCGGGACTTCGGGCGCAGCTGTTGACCGTGGGGGAGCCCGCCCCATGGATGCGCGCATGCGCGATGAACTGTTCTGGAATCGGCGGGTTCGTGATGCCGTGGTGACAACAGGCCAGGCTCGCGGACTCAAGATCCGTTCCTATGAACCGGATCAACTCACGATTGCGAATGAAGAGGATCCACGCACCAACTGGTCGGTGGGGCGACGTCACCACGATGCAGGTGGTTACGCCTTGGAGATCCATTTCGATGCCTACGGCCGCCACGGCGTCGGCTCTGGCCTGATCCCCAACCTGCGCAGTCCAGCGACAAGGATTGACGAGAGCCTGGCCCTCAATTTCGGGCGCTATCCCATCAACTTTCGCGGCGGTCTCGGCGCACCCAGGCGAGGCATCAGCATTCTCGAGATCGGCAAACTGGAGGGACAGCTGGAGCGGGCTTTGCGGGCTCCGCACAGTCGCAAGGCAGTAGTTGCCGCGCTGGCCCTTCGCATCGTTGAAGCCATTGAGCTGGGCATCGGGGGGACCCCGGGCCCAGCAACCCAGAGGCTCAGTTCACCGCCTGATGTGGACGACAACGTTCCTCAAGCGATGGATCGTCGAACCACTGCTGTGGACGGGTGA
- a CDS encoding cofactor assembly of complex C subunit B, with translation MPSPQTSTLLLTALLGIGLVFFLRAASKDRTTVVEVRSPQPPVEVLNGLDAWLKQRGWSQQGGDADRCLLEYRGQVDSSVPLAILLSLLGTVGAGSLGLVVRQMNPSLNWWPLLIATLGPLAGWIYTRRARRVEEIQIRLIESEAGEGSTLRLRAHRDELIALELALADPLELASDGALLSSPI, from the coding sequence ATGCCATCCCCCCAGACGTCCACTCTGCTGCTCACAGCGTTGCTGGGGATTGGACTGGTCTTCTTCCTGCGAGCTGCCAGCAAGGATCGAACCACTGTTGTGGAAGTTCGATCACCGCAGCCTCCGGTGGAAGTGCTGAATGGCCTCGACGCCTGGTTGAAGCAGCGGGGCTGGAGCCAGCAGGGCGGGGATGCCGATCGCTGCCTGCTGGAATACAGAGGCCAGGTCGACAGCAGTGTCCCTCTGGCAATCCTGCTGTCACTGCTGGGAACCGTCGGCGCTGGCAGCCTTGGACTGGTCGTGCGACAGATGAACCCATCCTTGAATTGGTGGCCTCTGCTGATTGCCACTCTTGGTCCCTTGGCCGGGTGGATCTACACCCGCCGAGCAAGACGCGTGGAGGAGATTCAGATCCGGCTCATCGAGTCTGAGGCAGGCGAAGGCAGCACACTTCGCCTGCGTGCTCATCGTGATGAGCTCATCGCCCTTGAGCTCGCCCTTGCCGATCCGCTGGAACTGGCCAGCGATGGCGCGTTGCTGTCCTCACCGATCTGA
- a CDS encoding helix-turn-helix transcriptional regulator: protein MLTQRKPTRSCLADIEHYFQQPPPLFLDLELAVCWVLDCLLQNDTYPSGLLQRLQSDHPKLRLSETVLHQAVDFLEQQEMLDSYTKRCPSRGRPRRMLHLHQDARGQAERLMEPWSRWLHEHDPLTP from the coding sequence ATGCTCACCCAACGCAAACCAACGCGCTCCTGTCTGGCGGACATCGAACACTATTTCCAGCAGCCCCCGCCGCTCTTCCTGGATCTCGAGCTGGCGGTCTGCTGGGTTCTGGACTGCCTACTGCAGAACGACACCTACCCCTCCGGACTGCTTCAGCGCCTGCAGAGTGATCATCCCAAGCTGCGGCTCTCCGAAACGGTGCTGCATCAGGCGGTCGATTTTCTCGAGCAGCAGGAAATGCTTGATTCCTACACCAAGCGTTGTCCAAGCAGGGGTCGCCCCCGCCGCATGCTGCATCTGCATCAGGACGCCAGAGGGCAGGCTGAACGCCTGATGGAACCCTGGAGCCGCTGGCTTCATGAACACGATCCACTGACCCCCTAG
- a CDS encoding ribonuclease D, which produces MAEIPNEPCAFAVFDGDLDQDWYDRFVQAKALAVDTEAMGLIHGRDRLCLVQICDDRDQVACIRVGLGQTEAPRLKSLMEAQSIEKVFHFARFDVAALATGLSIRVNPVFCTKVGSRLARTYTPRHGLKDLVMELVGVELDKQAQSSDWGRVDELSDAQLAYAANDARYLLPARRQLEVMLRREGRWELAQRCFACVPVMSDLDRFRFVNTFEH; this is translated from the coding sequence ATGGCTGAGATCCCTAATGAGCCCTGCGCATTCGCAGTCTTTGATGGAGACCTGGATCAGGACTGGTATGACCGCTTCGTCCAGGCGAAGGCCCTTGCGGTCGACACCGAAGCCATGGGACTGATTCATGGACGTGACCGACTCTGTCTGGTGCAGATCTGCGACGACAGAGACCAGGTTGCTTGCATTCGCGTTGGTCTCGGCCAGACGGAGGCCCCGCGGCTGAAGTCACTGATGGAGGCTCAATCCATTGAAAAGGTGTTCCATTTCGCCCGGTTTGACGTGGCAGCGCTGGCCACGGGGCTTTCGATCCGAGTCAATCCTGTGTTTTGCACCAAGGTTGGGAGTCGTCTGGCACGCACCTACACCCCGCGGCACGGCCTCAAGGATCTGGTCATGGAACTGGTCGGAGTTGAGCTGGATAAACAGGCCCAGAGCAGTGATTGGGGCAGGGTTGATGAGTTAAGCGACGCCCAGCTGGCCTACGCCGCCAACGATGCCCGTTATCTGCTGCCCGCGCGCCGCCAGTTGGAGGTGATGTTGCGGCGAGAGGGTCGCTGGGAGCTGGCGCAGCGTTGCTTCGCATGCGTTCCAGTGATGTCCGATCTGGATCGTTTTCGCTTTGTCAACACCTTCGAGCACTGA
- a CDS encoding lipid-A-disaccharide synthase-related protein, protein MLVISNGHGEDLIALKIIEALHRLQPAWTVKVLPLVGQGSCFQGAIDNGWVQKIGPGARLPSGGFSNQSLGALLSDLMAGLPLLTWKQWICLQKERKSTAAILAVGDLLPLLMAWSTRRPFGFIGTPKSDYTWSSGPGQALSDRYHALKGSEWDPWEWHVMKRRGCRLVAMRDRLTARGLRRHGVNATSPGNPMMDGLIPSDPPASLERCRRILLLCGSRMPEALNNFRRLISGLLQMPSPVPLAVLAALGSSPHQNELGELLQNLGFRSCPPPSSALEAAECWVNGPVLLLIGPGRFQQWVAWAEAGVATAGTATEQMVGLGIPALSLPGRGPQFTRGFAERQSRLLGGAVRTCESEQELGRRLAQLLNDPLLRQEMGRMGRQRMGPAGGSEAIARDVISQLAPER, encoded by the coding sequence CTGCTGGTGATCAGCAACGGACACGGCGAGGATCTGATCGCACTGAAAATCATCGAAGCGCTGCACCGACTGCAACCGGCCTGGACCGTGAAGGTGCTTCCTCTCGTCGGCCAGGGCAGCTGCTTTCAGGGCGCAATTGACAACGGCTGGGTGCAGAAGATCGGTCCGGGAGCACGACTTCCCAGCGGAGGATTCAGCAATCAGAGCCTGGGCGCTCTCCTCTCAGATCTCATGGCCGGTCTGCCGCTGCTCACCTGGAAGCAATGGATCTGCCTGCAGAAGGAGCGCAAGTCCACTGCTGCAATCCTGGCCGTGGGAGACCTGCTGCCGCTGCTGATGGCCTGGAGCACCCGTCGGCCGTTTGGGTTCATCGGCACGCCCAAGAGCGACTACACCTGGAGCAGCGGGCCAGGACAAGCCCTGAGTGATCGCTATCACGCACTGAAAGGCAGCGAGTGGGATCCCTGGGAATGGCATGTGATGAAACGGCGTGGCTGCCGCCTGGTTGCCATGCGCGACCGTCTCACCGCAAGGGGACTGCGCCGCCACGGCGTCAACGCGACCAGCCCCGGGAACCCAATGATGGATGGGCTTATCCCATCAGACCCCCCGGCCAGCCTGGAGCGATGCCGACGCATCCTGCTGCTGTGCGGCAGCCGGATGCCCGAGGCACTGAACAACTTCCGCCGCCTGATCAGCGGACTCCTGCAGATGCCAAGCCCCGTGCCTCTGGCCGTTCTGGCAGCCCTTGGCTCCAGCCCCCATCAGAACGAGCTGGGTGAACTGCTGCAAAACCTTGGATTCCGCAGCTGCCCTCCTCCAAGCAGCGCCCTCGAAGCCGCCGAATGCTGGGTAAACGGGCCGGTGCTTCTCCTGATTGGACCAGGGCGATTCCAACAGTGGGTGGCTTGGGCGGAAGCAGGTGTTGCCACCGCCGGCACAGCCACAGAACAAATGGTGGGACTGGGAATCCCAGCCCTGTCCTTGCCAGGTCGTGGTCCGCAGTTCACCCGTGGGTTTGCCGAGAGGCAGAGCCGACTTCTGGGTGGCGCCGTCCGCACCTGTGAATCGGAACAGGAGCTGGGCCGCCGTCTTGCCCAGCTGCTCAATGACCCTCTGCTGCGGCAGGAGATGGGACGTATGGGGCGCCAGAGGATGGGCCCGGCCGGCGGCAGCGAAGCCATTGCCAGGGACGTGATCAGCCAGCTCGCACCCGAACGCTGA
- a CDS encoding aldo/keto reductase, giving the protein MTGIGFGTWAWGNQLLWGYRSETDDPELKATFAAAVTAGLQLVDTADSYGTGRLNGRSEELLGQCLEGLELSSRNNLIVATKLAPFPWRLGRRGLVKAFQASRQRLRGQLDRVQLHWSTARYAPWQERPLLDGLADLVDQGEVRELGVSNVGPQRLRLLHDHLARRGVRLASVQVQLSLLAPEPIRPGGILDVCRDLGVEVLAYSPLALGVLARHPGWTPSDATLLRSGLFRRLLPDSLPLRQAMADMAQARGVNQMQVALNWCRAHATCPIPGFRRPAQVEDAKQALGWTLTEQERSLLDQLSLDCPVRMPDNPFQSA; this is encoded by the coding sequence GTGACAGGAATCGGATTCGGGACTTGGGCCTGGGGCAACCAACTGCTCTGGGGCTATCGCTCCGAAACAGACGATCCAGAACTGAAAGCAACGTTTGCAGCGGCCGTTACTGCCGGATTGCAGCTCGTGGACACGGCGGACTCCTATGGCACTGGTCGATTGAATGGTCGAAGTGAAGAGCTGCTGGGTCAGTGTCTGGAGGGCCTTGAGCTCTCGTCCCGCAACAACCTCATCGTTGCCACCAAGTTGGCTCCATTCCCCTGGCGCCTTGGTCGTCGCGGCCTGGTGAAAGCATTTCAAGCCAGCCGGCAGCGTCTACGGGGTCAGCTCGATCGGGTGCAGCTGCACTGGAGCACAGCCCGATACGCCCCATGGCAGGAACGACCACTGCTTGACGGTCTCGCTGATCTGGTGGACCAGGGTGAAGTGCGTGAGCTTGGTGTGTCCAATGTCGGCCCCCAGCGTCTAAGGCTGCTTCACGATCATCTGGCGCGTCGGGGTGTACGGCTGGCCAGTGTGCAGGTGCAGCTGTCACTGCTTGCGCCAGAACCAATCAGACCTGGCGGCATCCTCGACGTGTGTCGCGACCTCGGTGTGGAGGTCCTGGCTTACAGCCCTCTTGCTCTTGGCGTTCTGGCGCGACACCCTGGCTGGACACCCAGTGATGCAACGCTCTTGCGTTCGGGGCTGTTTCGGCGCCTGTTGCCGGATTCTCTCCCTCTGCGTCAGGCGATGGCTGACATGGCGCAGGCAAGGGGGGTAAATCAGATGCAGGTGGCCCTGAACTGGTGCCGGGCTCACGCAACCTGCCCGATTCCTGGATTTCGCCGACCCGCTCAGGTCGAGGATGCCAAGCAGGCACTTGGCTGGACCCTCACCGAGCAAGAGCGCAGTCTGCTCGATCAGCTCAGTCTCGATTGTCCGGTGCGCATGCCGGACAATCCGTTTCAGAGCGCTTGA
- a CDS encoding histidine phosphotransferase: MPFDRPQRTTRRRSSAGPTPPRRPVSSGYDKSGAHRQGGPRPTFLALKDHGKVFVADMPFLSDGQLANISKEAAEVLLSLERRITELEQVQGDRDTLIKACTKRDVTHRFLRAIEEEQQQRRDNPAVRRAAGESLPRTFLEIARHRLPGATFDSLLQEALSACEQSAAEPSPAIKPPLKVVSLQPQASSLPVVVSPDPEPTDQAL; encoded by the coding sequence ATGCCATTTGATAGACCTCAGCGCACGACCCGACGACGTTCGTCGGCAGGTCCCACACCTCCCAGACGCCCGGTCAGTTCTGGATATGACAAAAGCGGAGCTCACCGTCAGGGCGGACCAAGACCGACTTTTCTGGCGCTGAAGGACCACGGCAAGGTCTTCGTTGCCGACATGCCCTTTCTCTCTGATGGGCAACTGGCCAACATCAGTAAAGAAGCTGCGGAAGTTCTCCTTAGTCTTGAGCGTCGCATCACCGAGCTGGAGCAGGTTCAGGGTGACCGTGACACGTTGATCAAGGCCTGCACGAAGCGCGATGTCACCCATCGTTTCCTGAGAGCAATCGAGGAGGAGCAACAACAGCGCCGGGACAATCCCGCCGTTCGCCGCGCTGCAGGAGAGTCTCTGCCTCGAACATTCCTGGAGATAGCACGCCACCGCCTTCCGGGCGCAACGTTTGATTCTTTGCTGCAGGAAGCACTCTCAGCCTGCGAACAGTCGGCGGCAGAACCTTCACCTGCCATCAAGCCACCACTCAAGGTGGTTTCCCTGCAACCCCAGGCATCATCACTGCCAGTGGTCGTCAGTCCAGATCCGGAACCAACCGATCAAGCGCTCTGA
- the purM gene encoding phosphoribosylformylglycinamidine cyclo-ligase, with amino-acid sequence MDYRAAGVDVEAGRAFVQRIKTGVEATHRPEVVGGLGGFGGMIRLPQGLKRPLLVSGTDGVGTKLELAQEHHNHHDVGIDLVAMCVNDVITSGAEPLFFLDYMATGALSPDAMATVVEGIADGCRQSGCALLGGETAEMPGFYPPGRYDLAGFCVAVVDEDAVIDGSQVQAGDRIVGVSSSGVHSNGFSLVRKILETNGVSAETRFGSDDQPLIQALLKPTHLYGALVKRLIESGTPLHAMAHITGGGIPENLPRCLPDGLIAKVAPERWPRSELFSWLQSHGEIKERDLWHTFNLGIGYCLVLPGAAVEAAIEHCEQQGFKAWDIGEIMAMTGHDDSPVLGLPA; translated from the coding sequence ATGGACTACCGAGCCGCCGGTGTGGACGTGGAAGCTGGGCGAGCTTTCGTGCAGCGGATCAAAACCGGTGTCGAAGCGACGCATCGTCCAGAGGTGGTCGGCGGGCTGGGCGGCTTTGGAGGCATGATCCGGCTGCCGCAAGGGCTGAAACGTCCACTACTGGTGTCGGGAACCGACGGCGTTGGCACCAAGCTTGAACTCGCCCAGGAACATCACAACCATCACGACGTGGGCATCGACTTGGTTGCCATGTGCGTCAACGACGTCATCACCAGCGGCGCCGAACCCCTGTTTTTCCTCGACTACATGGCCACAGGAGCCCTGAGCCCTGATGCCATGGCCACGGTGGTCGAGGGCATTGCCGATGGCTGCCGCCAGAGCGGCTGCGCACTGCTCGGCGGTGAAACAGCAGAGATGCCGGGCTTTTATCCACCAGGCCGCTATGACCTGGCGGGTTTCTGCGTGGCCGTCGTTGACGAGGATGCGGTGATTGACGGCAGCCAAGTTCAAGCCGGCGATCGCATCGTTGGGGTCAGCAGCAGCGGAGTTCACAGCAATGGTTTCAGCCTGGTGCGCAAAATTCTCGAGACCAATGGCGTATCGGCCGAAACACGCTTCGGCTCCGATGATCAACCTCTGATTCAGGCGCTCTTGAAGCCAACCCATCTGTACGGGGCACTGGTGAAGCGATTGATCGAATCAGGCACTCCTCTGCATGCCATGGCCCACATCACAGGCGGAGGCATTCCCGAGAACCTGCCCCGCTGCCTTCCTGACGGCTTGATCGCCAAGGTGGCCCCCGAACGCTGGCCGCGCTCGGAACTGTTCAGCTGGCTGCAATCTCACGGAGAGATCAAGGAGCGCGATCTCTGGCACACCTTCAATCTGGGAATTGGTTATTGCCTGGTGCTTCCTGGCGCGGCGGTCGAAGCGGCAATCGAACACTGTGAACAACAGGGCTTCAAGGCTTGGGACATCGGCGAGATCATGGCCATGACTGGCCATGACGACTCCCCAGTGCTCGGCTTACCCGCCTGA
- a CDS encoding septal ring lytic transglycosylase RlpA family protein, translating to MARFFPAIAAFAGVSLTGLALYPVLARDLDGFGITDPLDLVLPSEPVSALEVAEPSIEAPLDPLVTDPVTAIAEPEPVVVPIPPQPPKPVVPLVISTHSGEASWYGPGFYGNRTANGEVFRPGTMTAAHRTLPFGTRVRVTNLWNGRKAVVRINDRGPFAGDRVIDLAHGAASELGLTSSGIAQVRLEVLR from the coding sequence ATGGCTCGTTTTTTTCCTGCCATTGCTGCATTTGCTGGAGTTTCGCTCACAGGCCTCGCTCTCTATCCGGTGCTGGCGAGAGACCTTGATGGCTTTGGGATCACTGACCCTCTGGACCTTGTGCTGCCTTCCGAGCCTGTTTCCGCTCTCGAAGTCGCTGAACCATCGATCGAGGCGCCACTGGATCCACTGGTCACTGATCCAGTGACAGCCATTGCCGAGCCTGAGCCAGTGGTGGTTCCGATTCCGCCGCAGCCACCCAAGCCTGTTGTTCCGCTTGTGATCTCCACGCATTCGGGCGAAGCCAGCTGGTATGGCCCCGGTTTCTATGGGAATCGCACCGCCAATGGAGAGGTGTTTCGCCCGGGAACAATGACTGCCGCTCATCGCACCTTGCCGTTCGGTACGCGTGTGCGAGTGACCAACCTCTGGAACGGTCGCAAAGCAGTGGTGCGCATTAATGATCGTGGCCCATTCGCTGGGGACAGGGTGATTGATCTGGCGCATGGTGCTGCAAGCGAGCTGGGGTTGACGAGCAGTGGCATTGCCCAGGTTCGTCTTGAGGTGCTTCGCTGA